One Ilumatobacter fluminis genomic window, CGTCGTCGGGGTGCCACCAGACGATGATGTCGTCGAGCACCGAACCGTCGGCGTCGTCGAGGAGATGGGTGTACTGGGCCTTGCCCGGAGCCACCTTGCCGAGGTCGTTCGACAGCGCCGCTTGGAGTGCGTCGAACGCCTGCGGTCCGGACACTCGCATCGTGCCGAGGTGCGACACGTCGAACACGACGCTGCCGTTGCGGCAGACCAGGTGCTCGTCGATCGTGCCGGTGTACTCGAGCGGCATCTCCCAGCCGCCGAACGGCACCATCTTGGCGCCGAGTTCGCGATGGACGGCGTCGAGCGGTGACCGCTTCATCGGGTCAGCGTGCGGCGGCGATCGGGCTGTCGTCGAGGCCCTCGTCGCCGAGCGGGACGAGCTGCGAGTCGACCTCGTCCTTGACGCCGGCGAGCGACAGCACGTTCAGGACGCCCTGTCCCTTCTGCAGCACGTCGATCAGTTCGTCGCCCTTGGCGAGCACGACCGAGCTGCCGTTGATCACGAGGTGAGCCGACGAGATGTCGCCCTCGACGTGCTCGCGGAGGTACTCGAAGACCTCACGCACCGACTCGAGCTTGAGGCCCGCATCGAGCAGCGTCTTGATGACGCGCAGTTCGAGCAGGTCGGTGTAGCTGTAGCGACGGCGACTGCCGCTGCCGGCGGCGTCGGACAGCGACGGCCTGATGAGGTCGGTGCGTGCCCAATAGTCGAGCTGTCGATAGGTGATGCCGACGACCTTGGCCGCCTGCGTGCCGCTGAATCCTTCGCTCATGTTCGTGCTGTCTCCGTCTCGTTCGCGGCGCCTGTGCGAGCAGGGCGCCGGTCTGCCCCAACCAGCCCGTCGTTGCACAGCCGTGTAACTACGGACTTGCAACCCTACCGATCGTCGCGCGACGCGTCAACACCCGACCGCGTAGCGCGGTCAACCGGACGCGCACCGGTCAGAGCGGTGAATTGAAGGACGGGCGACGACGGCTCAGGTGGCGAAATCGTCGGGATTGACGTGTTCGATGAAGTCCTTGAACTCGTCGATGATCTCGGCCTCTTCTTCCTCGTCGTCCTCGACGACTTCGGCAGGCTGGCCGGCCTCGTCGAGCAACGCTTCGTTGGCGAAGATCGGGGTGCCCGAGCGCACGGCGAGTGCGACCGCGTCGGACGGCCGAGCCGAGACTGTGTGTTCGTCGTCGCCCAGGGTGTACTGCAGCTCGGCGTAGAACGTGTGCTCACGGACCTCGGTGATGATCACCCGGTCGAGCGTCGCCCCGATCTGGCCGAGCACCGTCACGAACAGATCGTGGGTGAGCGGACGCAGCGGTTCGATGCCTTCGATGGCGGTGTGGATCGACTGCGCCTCGGGCGTACCGATGTAGATCGGCAGGAGCCGGCGGTCGCCGCTCGACTCCTGGAGCAGCATCATCGGGGTGTTGGCCGGGACTTCGATCCGTACTCCCACGAGCTCCAGAGGCGTCATACCGCGAGCGTACCCGCGAAGTCCGAACGCGTCAGCCCGTGTCGGCGCCGATGTCGGTCAGGGGCGGAAATGGTGGCTCAGTGCGTGCTTCGTGAGCGCTGAGCGGAGCTTGCTGCCCAGGGCGTCGAGCTGCCGGAGCTGGCTGAGCGCCTCGGCGCGGGCCTCGGGGTTCCGCTGTCGGAAACGGGGCGTGACGAGCTGCTCGTAGAGCGATGCCTCACGCTCCGCTGCCGTCCGGAACGTGCGCAGGTGGCGGGCATCGACGCCGGCGCGCAGGAACGCACAGGCCGGTGCGGCGATCTCGACCGCGTCGTCGCCGTAGACGGCGACACCGCCGGCGCCTTCCTGGCGCTGCACGATGCCGAAGCTCTCCAGTTGCTCGAGCTCGGCGTCGGTCATGCCGATCATCGCGCACAGCTCCGTCCGGTCGAGCAGGACACCCGGCAACAGCTGGGCCGGTGCCGGTTCGTTCGCATCGTCGTCGGCCTCGGGAGCGTCAGCCGCTGCATCGTCGTGCTCGACGACGTCGGCTGCCGGCTCTGCTCGGGTCGGCTCGGGGGCGGGCTGATGGCGGGCGGCCGGGTGCGACGACACCGCCGACGCCGGCACCTCTGCCGGTGTGGGGTCGGGGTCGGCGTACTCGTCGGCGTCCGAGGACGAGTCGTGAGACGGGCTCGCCGCATCCGGGTCGGGCGGCAGCTGATCGTCGTCGGGTCGGAGGTGCTCGCCCGTCGGATCGATCTCGCCGGTCTCGAGCCGG contains:
- a CDS encoding MerR family transcriptional regulator — protein: MSEGFSGTQAAKVVGITYRQLDYWARTDLIRPSLSDAAGSGSRRRYSYTDLLELRVIKTLLDAGLKLESVREVFEYLREHVEGDISSAHLVINGSSVVLAKGDELIDVLQKGQGVLNVLSLAGVKDEVDSQLVPLGDEGLDDSPIAAAR
- a CDS encoding bifunctional nuclease family protein, translating into MTPLELVGVRIEVPANTPMMLLQESSGDRRLLPIYIGTPEAQSIHTAIEGIEPLRPLTHDLFVTVLGQIGATLDRVIITEVREHTFYAELQYTLGDDEHTVSARPSDAVALAVRSGTPIFANEALLDEAGQPAEVVEDDEEEEAEIIDEFKDFIEHVNPDDFAT
- a CDS encoding MerR family transcriptional regulator, whose protein sequence is MADTSGEGYLSIGEVLGLLLEEFPDVTISKIRFLESQGLISPERTPSGYRKFYDDDVELLRVILTEQRENFLPLRVIKNRLETGEIDPTGEHLRPDDDQLPPDPDAASPSHDSSSDADEYADPDPTPAEVPASAVSSHPAARHQPAPEPTRAEPAADVVEHDDAAADAPEADDDANEPAPAQLLPGVLLDRTELCAMIGMTDAELEQLESFGIVQRQEGAGGVAVYGDDAVEIAAPACAFLRAGVDARHLRTFRTAAEREASLYEQLVTPRFRQRNPEARAEALSQLRQLDALGSKLRSALTKHALSHHFRP